In Gemmatimonadota bacterium, the sequence CGCTGCCGGCTGGCGGCGTACCAGGTCCAGCCGATCTCCACCCGGTCCACGCGGGGGAGGATATCGTGATAGCGCGTACTGCCGACGATGGTCCCAGCGGCGAGCTCGCGCACCACCCACGGGAGCATGTGGCCCTCGCGCTGGCCCTCGAGCGCGGTGGCGATGTAGGCCGCCGTCTGCTCCGGCCGTGGCACCGAGGTGTACCAGAGCTCCCAGAGGCGGCCATCGGCCGCGGCGGCCTGGAGGCCGTCGTGGTGCGCCTCGGCGAGCGGCTCGAGCCGCACGCCGTGGCCTTCGAGGGTGACGGGGGCGAGGGTGATCAGGAGCGGACTCCGCGCGGAGGGCCGGACCCGGGGGCCGGGCCCCCCAGGCATGGGCATGGGTGCCCGGCACACGTTACCCGCGGCGCCGGGCCGGCGGAAGTGTGGCCCCCGGACCGCGACGCCCGCCCGCGGTTCAGCCGGTGGAATCCGGCGTGGGCCCGGGCTCCTCGTCGTGCACCCAGCCCTGGCGCGGGATGCCCGTCGCGGCCGACAGCCGCCAGCGGAAGCGCAGCGGACCGCCCTTCTGTTCCTGGTCATCCGCGTCGAGTTCGATCGCCTCGACGTGTTGTCCCGACAGGCGCCGGACCACTTCACGCTGCTCCGGCGTCAGGACGATGCGCACCGGTTCTGGCTCGGACATGGACCACTCCTCGGATGCTGGTGTTGGGACCGGCAGGGCCCCGTCGGTCGGCGGAGCCGGGAGGAGAGCGTACGACGGTCGCGTAACGGATCGGTCACCGGGGCGGCGACCGAGACTCCTCGTCCGCGGGCGGCTGCAGGGTGAGGTGCAGCGCGGTCAGGGCCTGGAACAACTCGCGCACGAACACCAGCATCGCGCCCACCAGGCTGAGCAGGCTGGCGACGAACAGGAGCGCGGCCGCCAGCGCCACGTTCCAGCCCAGCAGCAGGCCGAGGAAGAGCACCGCGATCAGCACGCCGATCATCGCGACGGACGAGGCGCCGAGGGCCACGGCCAGCCGGATCAGCCGGGCGCGGTGCGCGAGGATCGCGAGCTGGGCGTCGAGGCCGGCTCGCTCCTCCGCGTGCGCCGCGCGCCGCTCCGCCGCGAGGATGCGGGTGCGGTCCACGATCCGGCCCAGTCGCGCGGTGAGGGTAAGCAGCAGCAGGCCCACGCCGGAGATCAGCACCACGGGGGCGATGGCCCCCTGGATGATGCGGAGGATGTCGGCGGGGGCAAACGGTGACAGCATGATCGGGGGCTCCCGTGCGGGCGGCGGACAGGCGGCGCGGCTGCGCCCAAAGTTAGCCGGTCCGCTGCGGCCTCGCGGCCGTCACTCCCGGCGCCGCCCCAGCGCGAACCAGGCGGCCACCACGGTGAACAGCGCCAGTGCCGCCACCACCCGCGCAAAGCCGCTGCCATGCGCCGCGAAGGGGATCCCCCCGACGTTCATCCCGAAGAGCCCCGCCACGAGGTTGATCGGCAGCGCCAGCACCGTCACCACGGTCA encodes:
- a CDS encoding DUF2721 domain-containing protein, giving the protein MLSPFAPADILRIIQGAIAPVVLISGVGLLLLTLTARLGRIVDRTRILAAERRAAHAEERAGLDAQLAILAHRARLIRLAVALGASSVAMIGVLIAVLFLGLLLGWNVALAAALLFVASLLSLVGAMLVFVRELFQALTALHLTLQPPADEESRSPPR
- a CDS encoding GNAT family N-acetyltransferase, with the protein product MITLAPVTLEGHGVRLEPLAEAHHDGLQAAAADGRLWELWYTSVPRPEQTAAYIATALEGQREGHMLPWVVRELAAGTIVGSTRYHDILPRVDRVEIGWTWYAASRQRSHVNTGCKLLLLGHAFDALGCQVVGLRTDNFNLRSQRAIEALGARKDGVIRHHHMRPDGSVRDSVMYSILAAEWPDVRKHLLGRLARGAGPR